One window of Dermacentor silvarum isolate Dsil-2018 unplaced genomic scaffold, BIME_Dsil_1.4 Seq16, whole genome shotgun sequence genomic DNA carries:
- the LOC119434679 gene encoding cyclin-D1-binding protein 1 homolog, with amino-acid sequence MFGVALNVLRQAIEEDEALAWDMQHMPVRNGFNRPGTCAWSEQERALLSPGIGLMKALRITMRKVCVLVKFCGRCTNMQENADLDAIADMFRTSSSFVEHFITCLHPPIFGTAIQESGTALKECVLAILEATKQVLFCCRTL; translated from the exons GCAATAGAGGAAGATGAAGCTCTGGCATGGGATATGCAGCATATGCCTGTTCGCAATGGCTTCAACCGACCTGGTACTTGCGCTTGGTCTGAACAAGAGAGGGCATTGCTCAGCCCAG GCATAGGACTCATGAAGGCACTCCGCATTACTATGCGCAAAGTGTGTGTTCTTGTGAAGTTTTGTGGCCGGTGCACAAACATGCAAGAGAACGCAGACTTGGACGCAATAGCCGATATGTTTCGAACATCTAGCTCATTCGTGGAACACTTCATCACATGCCTCCACCCTCCCATCTTTGGAACCGCTATCCAAGAAAGT GGCACTGCACTGAAGGAATGTGTACTAGCCATACTGGAAGCAACAAAGCAAGTTTTATTCTGTTGTAGGACATTGTAG